A window from Citrus sinensis cultivar Valencia sweet orange chromosome 5, DVS_A1.0, whole genome shotgun sequence encodes these proteins:
- the LOC107176043 gene encoding probable disease resistance protein RF9: MPSSYIDHTPQEIWKMDKLMHLNFGCITLPAHPGKYCNSLKSLSYISALSSSSCTPDILARLPNVRTLRIYGDLSYYQSGSSKSLCKLLKLKCLKMVNESKMRQLSQIVLAEYQFPSSLTQLSFSNTELKKDPMPTLEKLPHLQVLKLKQKSYYGRELACLGVSSFPQLKILHLKSMFWLEEWIMGGGAMPKLENLVSILVLT; this comes from the coding sequence ATGCCATCTAGCTACATAGATCATACACCTCAGGAAATTTGGAAGATGGATAAACTCATGCATCTAAATTTTGGCTGCATCACTTTGCCTGCACATCCTGGAAAGTATTGCAACTCCCTGAAAAGTCTCAGTTACATCTCAGCCTTAAGTTCTAGTAGCTGTACACCAGATATATTGGCTAGGCTTCCTAATGTTCGAACTCTTAGAATATACGGAGATTTGAGTTATTATCAATCTGGGTCGTCCAAGAGCCTATGCAAGCTACTCAAACTTAAATGCTTGAAGATGGTGAATGAAAGCAAGATGCGCCAGCTCTCCCAAATAGTCCTGGCCGAATACCAGTTTCCTTCAAGTTTGACCCAACTGAGCTTTTCAAATACGGAGCTAAAGAAGGATCCCATGCCAACACTGGAAAAGCTTCCTCACCTTCAAGTGCTGAAACTGAAGCAGAAATCATATTATGGAAGAGAGCTGGCTTGTCTCGGAGTTAGTAGTTTTCCACAGCTCAAGATTTTGCACCTGAAATCAATGTTTTGGCTGGAGGAGTGGATAATGGGAGGAGGAGCCATGCCAAAACTTGAAAACTTAGTATCAATCCTTGTGCTTACTTGA